One genomic window of Panicum hallii strain FIL2 chromosome 6, PHallii_v3.1, whole genome shotgun sequence includes the following:
- the LOC112896444 gene encoding L-gulonolactone oxidase 2-like: MHILLLLVLTIIRLAGSSPPLDPVWCSNGMSDCTVTNAGGSFSDRGICRAANAAYPRTEQELLAAVADAAAAKRKVKVATRYSHSFTPLACPGGRDGTVISTRWLNRTVRIDAQKRLLTVESGMVLKDLIRIAAAAGLALPNSPYWSGITIGGLLATGAHGSSLWGKGGAMHEYVVGLRIVTPAPASHGFAVVRELGADHPDLDAAKVSLGVLGVISQVTLALQPQFKRSVTFVPRDESDMAEQVALWGALHEFADISWLPQDRKVIYREDNRVDVSTPGNGLFDFHAFWSLPADQIIAMGVEERRMEENGTGAARCSATKYERQGHGFTNDGVSFTGYPVVGYQHRMQASGACIDSPDDGLQTACFWDPRIRGPSAYNSGFSVALSRAPAFLADVQRLRDLDPTAFCVLHSSIGVYMRYVRASSAFLGKAEDSIDVDLVYYRSDTPGVPRAHADMVDELEQMALHKYGALPHWGKNRNFAFEGAIAKYPKASEFLKVKDRYDPDGIFSSEWSDRLLGIKGSPSIVEKGCAIEGLCVCSDDSHCAPELGYFCRPGKVYTEARVCRFYTPATRISDEL, translated from the exons ATGcatatcctcctcctcctcgttctTACCATAATCCGCCTCGCTGGCTCAAGCCCTCCGCTGGATCCGGTATGGTGCTCGAATGGCATGTCCGATTGCACCGTCACCAACGCTGGTGGCTCCTTCTCGGACCGCGGCATCTGTCGCGCGGCCAACGCCGCCTACCCACGCACGGAGCAGGAGCTCCTTGCGGCCGTGGCGGACGCGGCTGCGGCCAAGCGGAAGGTGAAGGTCGCCACCAGGTACTCTCACAGCTTCACGCCGCTGGCCTGCCCGGGCGGCCGCGACGGCACGGTCATCAGCACCCGGTGGCTGAACCGGACAGTGCGGATCGATGCCCAGAAGCGGCTCTTGACGGTGGAGAGCGGCATGGTCCTGAAGGACCTCATCCGaatcgccgccgcggcggggctCGCCCTGCCGAACTCACCCTACTGGTCCGGCATCACCATCGGCGGCCTCCTGGCGACCGGCGCCCACGGGAGCTCTCTGTGGGGCAAGGGGGGCGCCATGCACGAGTACGTGGTCGGGCTTAGGATCGTGACGCCGGCGCCAGCAAGCCATGGATTTGCCGTGGTTAGGGAGCTTGGAGCTGACCACCCGGATCTGGACGCTGCCAAGGTCTCCCTTGGTGTTCTTGGTGTCATATCTCAG GTCACTCTGGCGTTGCAGCCTCAGTTCAAACGGTCGGTCACGTTCGTGCCGCGTGACGAATCGGACATGGCGGAGCAGGTCGCCCTGTGGGGCGCCCTCCACGAGTTCGCCGACATCTCATGGCTGCCGCAGGATCGCAAGGTCATCTACCGCGAGGACAACCGCGTCGACGTCTCCACCCCGGGAAATGGTCTCTTCGACTTCCACGCCTTTTGGTCGCTACCAGCCGACCAGATCATCGCCATGGGAGTTGAAG AGAGGCGCATGGAGGAGAAcggcaccggcgccgcccgctgctcggCGACGAAGTACGAGCGGCAGGGGCACGGCTTCACCAACGACGGCGTCTCCTTCACGGGGTACCCGGTGGTGGGATACCAGCACCGGATGCAGGCGTCCGGCGCGTGCATCGACAGCCCCGACGACGGACTCCAGACTGCCTGCTTCTGGGACCCGCGCATCCGGGGCCCTTCCGCCTACAACTCCGGCTTCAGCGTCGCGCTCTCCAGGGCACCGGCGTTCCTCGCCGACGTGCAGAGGCTCCGGGACCTCGACCCGACCGCGTTCTGCGTGCTGCACAGCTCCATAGGCGTGTACATGCGCTACGTCAGGGCCTCCTCCGCCTTCCTCGGCAAGGCGGAGGACTCGATCGACGTGGACCTCGTCTACTATCGGAGCGACACGCCCGGCGTGCCCCGGGCGCACGCCGACATGGTCGACGAGCTCGAGCAGATGGCGCTGCACAAGTATGGAGCCTTGCCGCATTGGGGCAAGAACCGCAACTTCGCCTTCGAAGGTGCGATCGCCAAATACCCCAAGGCCAGCGAGTTCCTTAAGGTCAAGGACAGGTACGACCCGGACGGGATCTTCTCCAGTGAATGGAGCGACCGGTTGCTGGGCATCAAGGGCAGCCCCAGCATCGTGGAGAAGGGCTGCGCCATTGAAGGTCTCTGCGTCTGCTCCGATGACTCGCATTGTGCGCCGGAACTGGGCTACTTCTGCCGGCCGGGAAAGGTGTACACGGAGGCCAGGGTTTGCAGGTTCTACACCCCTGCCACGCGGATTAGTGATGAACTATGA
- the LOC112898239 gene encoding uncharacterized protein LOC112898239: MAHDDWRKVCPQKKYKLWTDAQLYWDIDNGSFNWFMKTAATKWREFKAELRKVFHDDMEYEELLELRDERVHEEDWKWLIDHWMSPDGAVRSMRGKANRSKKTQNHTSGSKSHARVGFEMCEELGRPARRDELFIKTHTHKNGVPHKGAETTINALKDAVRDHPELVEKSIGEGDAYFHVCGPEKNGYVRVVGLGPTPAELEMPGAKKCTSTRLQMEIEARRQSDKKVEALESRLDNMQQLLEKLLQQQINPSSTPNGSNSSAHVVTGHSFVLYIPLFLMQ, from the exons ATGGCACATGATGATTGGAGGAAGGTTTGCCCACAAAAAAAATATAAGCTGTGGACAGATGCTCAG CTCTATTGGGATATAGACAATGGGTCCTTCAACTGGTTTATGAAAACAGCAGCTACAAAATGGAGGGAGTTCAAAGCAGAGTTGAGGAAGGTCTTTCATGATGATATGGAATACGAAGAACTGCTTGAATTGCGAGACGAAAGAGTGCATGAGGAGGATTGGAAGTGGTTAATTGATCATTGGATGTCTCCAGATGGAGCT GTTCGTTCAATGAGAGGGAAAGCAAATCGGTCAAAGAAGACTCAAAACCATACATCTGGAAGCAAGAGCCATGCACGTGTTGGGTTTGAAATG TGTGAAGAGCTAGGACGTCCAGCACGTAGAGATGAATTGTTTATTAAAACACACACACATAAAAATGGAGTACCTCACAAGGGAGCCGAAACAACAATT AATGCACTGAAAGATGCAGTCAGAGATCATCCTGAACTAGTAGAGAAGAGTATAGGGGAAGGTGATGCCTATTTCCATGTTTGTGGGCCAGAGAAGAATGGATATGTTCGTGTTGTTGGCTTAGGACCAACACCTGCTGAATTGGAGATGCCTGGGGCCAAAAAATGCACATCAACCAGGCTTCAAATGGAAATCGAAGCTCGTCGACAATCTGATAAGAAAGTGGAAGCTTTAGAAAGCCGTTTGGACAATATGCAACAGCTGCTAGAAAAGTTACTTCAGCAGCAAATAAATCCTTCTAGCACTCCAAATGGATCAAACAGTTCCGCTCATGTGGTAACTGGTCATTCTTTTGTATTATATATACCTTTGTTTTTAATGCAGTAA